The genomic DNA CAAATCAGATACAGGTTGCCCccgcagctgtcagtcaaaaccCAATCACCGCGACGACACCTTTCCTCCGACACACCCAGCCTCTCAggtccctctcctcccctcgtGCTGCTGCCCTCCCCAATCAAACTCAATGAACGTCACACCCCATTCCATGATAcacactcttctctctctctctctctccgtggtCACATCCTGTCAGGTTCAAAAGAATATCTCACCGTATCAAATTCTATACTGTGTTTCCTTGACGCCCGGCGGCAGGAGCTTTCTAATAGAAGAGAAAGGAATTCATGCTGTacattctattttattttccatcaaTTCAATCAGCACGGCCCAGGACTGCTCGCAATTGCATCACATTTCAGAGCTTGAAGTAAGTCGACCTCCCCAAGACTGTTCACTTAACACATTTAGAGCTAAAACGCCTTGCATAACTTTGACCTATTGCGTGCGAGCTTCCTTATGTGTGCAAGGTCACGGCCACGGTTAGAAAACAGCAGGTGACATGTAACAGGATTACAGTAATCTGTAACCTGGAAAAGGATAAGGGCGACCACGCTCCACAGTATATTTCTCTTgttcttaataataataataataataataataataataatagcttgcatttatatagcacctttacATTACAATTCATGAATTGTCGGGGATAGCAGAGTTAATGAAGTCCATAGGCCTTGGTGAAGAGGTTGTTCACAAAACCCattaaaaagaccaaaaccaacaattaattgattctACTCtacaagtattgtctgtgtagctaAAGTCTGATATAGTTTattctatatctatatctattgTTGTCAGAGAACTACTAAAAACTCATCAAGGAGTCACATCAGTGCACTCAAATCTACAAAcgctgtcctgctgctggagataCTCAATAGTGCACCAAAGttgtattaatccacagctcaaaatagtccccagcaaatgcactctttactcctgtttgagttgTCTTGTCTTGTGTAAATCAAGCTAAATATTTGGGACCCGTCTTTAAAcctacaataaaacaaaacatttcatcactttatataaagttgttatggtgaTCAACTTAGCAAATGGTGGCTTATTTCCACACAGAgcgacattagcattcatttcgAGTCGTCGTCTGTGTAAgaccaatattcactctcctcttagctttgttttggtctccgcttgctccagagggaaatatctggctttcttcaccagctagcagctgactttgtctgtctgccgtgtGGTGCTGGGTGGGGAGTGACAGTGGATTGATCAGAGCGTTTTagctgcaaacagctgcctgatgGGTCTTGAAACTATGCTGATGAGAGCtgactgaatcaaaacagttaAGCAGTGGGCCGTAACACAACGAAACAATGAGAAAAGCTGGAAAACTCTGTGCATCTGAGGGGAACCGCACAGTGATTAGTCAAGTGATCAGTCATTTCATGCATTGTTTATATAAACATAGTGATTAGATCAGCTTTTAAATATGTCCATCTTCTGTAGGAAGCAGTGCCACAGACAGAGAAGGGAGGTCAGGAAGGACTGAACAGTTGTTGATCTTAATAGGAACAATATGAATCGAcgccagacttatcctttaataaTCCCTAAAATACTGAACACATGATACTTTTGAGACCAAGTGTTGAATGTCAGAGATTTTATACATTAACATAATTTAGCAAATCTTCTTGTAATAATTTAGCAAAAACACCCAATAGCTCATTCTTTACCGTGATAATGATTCGAGATGCGAGAGGGAGGAAAATGCAGCGCCAAAGTACCCATAATTGCAATAAAGAATGTCTTCAAGCGTATCATGACTTTTGTGCGGTGTTTACTAATGCATGCATGCTAATTGAAAAGTTTCCACCTAAGCAGAGCTCATAGCcgagaataaaacacagattttagaCATGCATCATGGGAATTATCAGCATGGTCCGACCAATCAGCTTTCTGCACTTAAACTACCTGCTGTATAACAGAGATTGACTTTTGAGCATTATGTCTAATAACACTACGCGAGTTACAGCCTGTAAATGTGAAGTTAATTGTTCAGTTAATTGCATATTATCTAGCATTTGGAGGCAGCGTAATACAACAgctgattacattttattgcagGTAACCAGACGATGTAGCCAAACATGGTCAGGACACGCTTGTTTTAAATACTCTATGGTTGAATATCCATTTTTTATTTGCCTCAGGACAGCTGACTGAGCACcagagctcttttttttttagcattgtTAGGATTTATATTGCTAAAATGACACATATTCAAAACTTTGAGCCCGCAGTCTCTCCCAAGTGTTTGCTCAGCAGCAGGTGTCAAGGGAGCAGACGAGATGCTCCTCATTGGCTTTCAGTCAGTTTCgcccagcagcaacaacagctagAGCTGAAGAAACACTCAACTAGATTTTAAAGTCTTGGTCTGAAGGAGCTTGGAGTAAGAGGTGCATTGCTCCTGCCTGTTACTGTACAACCACAAATAGCCACCCGGCCTCCATCATGAATTTACGGATTGCACCTTTAGGTGTCGCTGAGGGTTTTTTCACATTTCGAAGAGCGATTAATCAGACCAACCCATTCAGGTCTGTTCCCAATTCAGACTCCCCGTCATTGTAATTACTGTACAGCGCTTAAGGACTCGCACATTTACATAATTGATTCTTTTATCAAGGCACGTCTCGCTATCTCTCTCATACACAATCTGTTATGCAGAATGGATTTTTTAAGCGCAGGCTGATTTGAAATGCTGATCTTTGTTCAGTTgtcttcttctccctccacctcttttcatttcttttcttcttcaagCCTCGGCACTCCTCCTCATCCTGTCCTTCTTTCCATCAACTTCTTCatcattcctttttttccacttttcatgtctgctgcaacagctctcacccctctccctctgtccgcCGTtcattctctccttttccttcactcccttctttattttcttactgtatcatccatctctttctcttatttATTCTCActtgctctcctctcctgcttttatcttttctttttccatcttcatTCCTTCCagcctcacctctcctccaaCCATTTCTTCTCCTATCCTTTCCATCTCTACTTCACCCTTgatcatttcatcttttttctttctcctgcagcGCTTGTCACAGCTCCCTTCTCCACTCATCACTTCGGCCCTCTTTTGATTCTactctacttttttttctttctttttttttcgcAAAATGTGCAGAGCATGTACAGTTCAAGTCAGGACTCTCATTCTTTCggtgtctctcttcctccctcctgtctcagGCCCGCCTCCTACATGTGGGAGAAGAAGGATGGAGAGCTCCCCCCACTGGCCAAAGTCGACGGTGCTTTCTTGCGCTTCGAGATGCTCAACAAATCAGACAACGGTGTCTACCTCTGCCACGTTGACAACGGCATCGGAATCAGCCAGGGGGAGTACATACTCCAGGTGCAAGGtaacaagaaaagcaaaaagaaagaaagaatatgaGTCAGAAAGAGGGACGTGTGGTGGGAAAGAGGGGGACTGATGTAGAGAAAGAGTTGGGATGTCTTCTTCTTTTACGTTTCTTCATcacgtttttttatttctgtcgtTTGTTGTGGCTTTTGCTTGTACTTccatcttttttctcttctgatTTTCTTTCgtttctttcctcctgtttttgtttgtggttttgttttgtttttttctcatccaACCGCGCCACCATAACCACCACCGCCACCGCTTACCATCCAACCGCTTTCGCTCGTTCTTGCGCTTCTTTCCCTTCGCTTTTATGTGTCTCGTTCGTTCGATCCATGGCCATTTTTGCGCTTTGCTTGTTCgttcccactcctcctcctcctcctcctcctcttcccaaGATCCCACGGACCCAGACTCCCTGGACACCCCCTCCCTTGGCTCTGCAACCTatccatctttccctccctcctcctcctccctcgcaTCCACCCCTACTCCTGACGTCTACTCTGGCTCCGGCTCTGATCCCAtttactcttcctcctccactccccctGAACtcacctccacttcctcccccgACTCTCCCCCTTCTCCCACCCCCTCCACGGCTGACGCGTCTACCACCATCTCTAAAttctccaccaccaccctctcCAACGCCCTCTTCCCCGACCTGGaattctctccttcctcctccgcAAGCATCGCTCCTTCCCCCGCCACTCCGTCCTACTCCTCTCCCGCCTCCTCCCTTACTCCCTCAGTTTCCGTCCAGCTGAATGGAGTATACACTTTCACAGGTAAAACCATCTGAGttacacacttgcacacacacttgcaaacaaaaaagattCGAGAAGCTTAGTAATGGAGcggaaaaacaaacaccattcAAGTTACTACTTTgctatttttttcctcaacacACAAACTGTGCTTGTATTGTGGAGCAGTCAAAGACACTGGGAGTTTGttttacatgcaaacacaaacacatactcaaAGCTGACAGCCAGAGCAGACTTGAAGAAACACaatgaaggaaaagaaatggcATTCATGTGGCCGTGTCAcagctgtttgatgtttttcttttcttgtttcctctttcttcctgttAATAACCCCaaaccccccaacacacactcctccattTATCTAACaaccatccctccatccatccattcatccatcaatCTAAACATCCATCAATCCATCTACTCATCCACTTGAGAAGATGCTGCAGACAACAGTGCAGGTATAACTTTTCCACCAGTCACCTGTCGTTCTGACTTTCTGTCGTTCTAACTTTTTCGTCCACccggctgtctgtctgtccgtctgtagGTCTGACTGTCTGTagttctttctgtttttgtctgtctgtgccaAAAAACCTGATCTGGGGGACACTTTGAACTTTGAAAGCGGAGGGATGAATATTTCATAGTCCTGCCCACGTAATGCTTTGTTGTTGCTCCATACATGCACTGACAGGCTCAaaacacaagctcacacacacacacacacacacacacacatgcaacacacattttcacaccagGCACTCACATCTatctcacaaagacacacacacacacacacacacacacaagcatgacCTCTTAAGTGGTACAAGTCATTTACACAGTGTTccacttcctctgtgtgtgtttctatatgtgtgtgtatgtgtgtttttctgtgtgtgtgtgtgtgtgtgtgtgtgtgtgtgagtgctgggggggggggggtcaggctTCGAGGTGTTCTTGGGTCTTGTCTGCTTTCCTTTGATGCTGACAGCAGGATTTATGGGCTCATTCTTAGTCTCGCCTCGTCAGCATGCCCCTCTCACCTCCACGCCGGCCAGCCGGAGTGTGTGTTcgactttgtgtgtgtgtgtgtgtgtcattctgaCTGGTGCTCAGAGcctcccctccccaccaccccgactccccctctctccctgttctCTGTCTACGGCTGGCCTCTGGTTGGCTGTTGTCATGGCCCTTCACTTCTCTAACTGGctgaaatgtgactttttcttcttcatgtggtTTCCCCGTTGGTTATAATgtccttctttccctcttcaATTTCAGTTTTCCCCTCTTCAATTTCAGTGGCTGTtgctgtgcctctctctctcattcctgttctctgattggatgtataagctagctgtttcttcCTCTGACTGGTTGAATCCTTGACCCCTCAAACATTCACAAAGTGCCAGCCAGTCTCTCCCTCCAACTCCCTTTCTCCTCCATTATCtgttttttagtctttttttttaacgctTTTCGGTAGAGAAGTGCTGCTTTTCGAAGTTGTGCCTATCTGAGTGACTTTCAAATTGACACCCAGTGTTTGATCTGGTCTGAAAAGCCAGGCGAAATAAATGAAGTGTCAAATTATGTCCGCGTAGATTGCTTTCTTCTCTGAGGGGCAAGTAGCTGAAGTGGCTGAAGCGAGGCGAACCGGGGGGGAAAAATATCAAATCTCTGCTGTTGGGTGGAACACTTGCATCTCAAGGAAAGCCGAGGAAAAGAGGTCTTGTTTTCAGCTTGACCGCCATGAATTGTAAACTTTATCCACGAACTTCCCCAATTGAAAAATTAGTATATTTTTCCATAATTAAAGCATACTTTTAGTAAATAACGTATATTTACCAGTGTAAAAGTATATTGAGAATACATTTCTAGGTTCTTCTAATATAATGATAATCACAGTACGTTTTTCCAAAGCATATTTATATGATACCACaacttattatattattattaaatgtattttatcgTACTTCTATGCTATCTATCTATTGTACTATATACTGATTAAGTGATGATACAtgtatgaatgtctgtatgCGTTTAAAGTTCATCtaaaatatcatttaaaaaatacatttttaactgaatgtgcttttacagtatattaacagcaaatatcattttaaatttgtattttatcaAATTATTACAAAAACTAAATCTGGGACTCTGGGGGTCTGGGGCCCTGGTGCAGTTGCCTGCATTCCCCAGTTTGGAATTCAACCTTGGCTTCTACAGGACTGAAAGTTTCTCAGTCCACAGAAGAGCATAAAATCCTTCAGTTGAAGTGAAAAGATGgaaattgccacagctgaagGGGCAAGAATTTCACCCGACATCAACAGCGTGTGCTCCCTCAAGGTTCTTTACAAGTGATCGGGACTTGGTCGTTAAGCTGCACAATCCTGTTGCATTGTTAGTCACGAACAATTTTTAATGGAGGGTGACGCGGTGGCCCCTTTTCTTTCGCCTGGCTTTTTTCATATCCTCGTCTTTGTCTTCTGAAGGTTTGCCGCTATGCCTGGGTATTATATATTGACAAGTCTTCTCCACTCccctgttcttttcttttctttctgccttctctctgtcactctccccattattctctctctctctttctctatttctgcTGCCTTTCATCATCCGTCTCCCGTTTCCACCAATATTCATctgccaccccctcctccctctctgctctcaatctctgtctctctttccctcccccctTGTTCCTCACCTTCTCTACCTCATAttctgttgctctctgtctctttctttctcacccattctcctcttccctctctctcattttgaCCCCCATATTCTTATCTTTACTACATGACCTccctttctcccctcctctcctctcttctccatccCACCACCCTCTTCTTAAGACCCCACAGCCATGTCGACCTCTTCGGGGGTGGACCACGCCGTGATCGGAGGGGTTGTGGCTGTTATCGTCTTCatcctgctctgcctcctcatCGTCCTCGGCAGATACCTCATCAGACACAAAGGTCAACTGCTCACACCCACACGTGgacacactcatgcatgcatgcatgagcGTACATAGAGATACACTTGCATAAATGTGGATACATGCGTACCAGGATCTCACACGTACAAACATGCATATGCATACAAATGCAGggacacacagaaatgcaaatgTACTTATACCTAAATATGGATTCTGAGCATAAACCTCACTTATTTTATTCAGAGtaggaaaatgaatgaatgacaataaGTGAATGTTTATTCATTgccttttaatacattttggttCACGCGTCTTCCTGGGAGATTAGATTTCCTGACGTCAGCAATGTTTTCAATTATATGGTTTCATATGGGATTTAAAGAAGTGATGTGGTAGAGGCGTAATTGCTTCCTGATGATGTCAGTCAGTTACTCTGTTGCTCACAAAATActgttactttttctttcttttcactccTATTTAGGtctcacataaacaaacaagaacaaaacagatTCAAATGTCTCAGCTCCAGCCGGCCACAGGTGAACTTTAAAGGGTACTAAAGACACGTTTCACCGCCCAGGTGGCACAGTTGATAAATACttgcccaccaccaccactgtgtGCTGGATTCAATTCCCGGCTCCGTTGCCTCCAGCTGGTCCAGAATATTGAACACAATCGCTTGGTGGCCAGTGTTCACAGATGCCAGGTCTGTGAGGGATCGTGTCCGTGTCGCTGCATTAGTGACTCCCTCTGGGTGGTTAAGGCACGTGTGCAGATAAGAGTGGGGTCAGGGGGTGAAAGTGTGAAGCTCCTCACTGTCTGGTGACTACATGTGTACGAGTCTGCGGGCCGGCAGAGGAGTGAGCAATTACTGTAGTGTATGCAAACTTAGTCATTCCCTGTCTTTTCACTGCCATGAAATGCAGATAGTTCCCACTAATGAAGCACAGAAGCTACAACATGTGCACTTACAGTATAATGGCTAGAAAGTTACACTTTTGTTTAACAAAGTTTGATCACTTTAAAAGTaggttgacaaaataatcttaactcttGTCATGAGCTGACTAAAGGAAATTCAGTCACGTCCTAACAGGGTTCATATTTTGGGAAGATCATAACCCCGACAACTGAATCTTGagtaaagattattttgtcaaactgatttttccaaggtcaagaatgaactttcacgcTCACTTTAAAAGTAAGACGTAAATGTGCAAATATGATCATTATGaggaaaaacagtgaaaatagaGTTGAGTTGTGAAGTTGCTCTTTGGATCTTAGCGAGAGAATCAACAGTAGAATAAcgaaaataatcaaaaaacgTGATTTTACTTGGATGACAAAGGCGCGATGGAGGCCTGTAAGtattgatttggtgatttggAGGTCAAAAGACATCTAGACATCTTTGTTAAAACTGGGCTACATTtggttgaaaataaaaagctaTTTAGACGTCTATAATCTCTGTGTGAACAGTTTCTTAATTATATTGTACTCATATATTATATCACTGGGAAAAAGGTCCCCACTAGTTGAAGTTGAAATGTTGTTAGAACCTAGATGCCtaaaaactttcactttcaactAAGTTTATCCAAGTTTTTAACCTTAAAGCTGTCTTATGACCTGCAGACCATATTAATGCTCATGAGAaatcaggcaaaaaaaaaaaaaaaaagaaattgactTGAATTGAACTTTCTGCCTTAGTTCTGACCCATCATAACCAAAGAAATCTCGACATGAAACCTCTCCAAAGACAAATCCTGTGTGGTacccagataaaaaaaaaaacagttttatcaGGTGTTTTCAGGACTTTGTCTCCGAGCATGCTCATAACCTAAAGACAGCTTTACTACATCGTAATTCACCcacattaaaagcaaaacaaagcagcaaaagtTACCAAAAGCACCCGAAGTGATCATTTAGACATCATTTTGGAACATCTTGTTTATAACAGCCTCTGTCCGCTGGCCTTTCGTCATTTTACAGTTCCAGTGTTTTACTGCCTCAGCAATCTtatttatcccccccccccccccccccccccatctgtgtctgtttctccgCTCTCTCTCCGTCCACAGGCACGTATCTGACCCACGAGGCCAAGGGCTCGGACGACGCCCCAGACGCAGACACGGCCATCATCAACGCAGAGGGAGGCCACTCCGGAGCAGAGGACAAGAAGGAGTACTTCATCTAGACAGAGGACGGAGcggtggagggaggtggaggaggacacGATGGAGGacgtggaggagaggagaggagaggagtgaagggggaaaaaaaaaaaacctccattTGTTTTCACGACGCTTCAGTTCTTCACTCGGTTGGAGGGATGAtgggaggggaagggagagaaagaactGTGGGCAGGATAAAGCGATGAGTTGAGCTTCAACTGGTACTACCCTCTTTGAATTGATACAGGGAAGTGTGATTTTGCACTGACATACGGACGAACTGAagttacacactcacacacacacacacacacacacacacacacacatacatacatgagtCAGTTTTGGGGGGAAACTCTTCTCACACAGACTTGAATGCTCGTAGATGCTCAGATTAACAAACGAGAGCCTCGTACTAACACGTCTGAAGTATTTCTGAATggcacattaacacatttttacacgAGCATCGTATCCTCTTTCTAACTGTCAACGCCTCGAAAAAGCAAAATTGTAACTCACATTCCTGGCATCCTGAGCTgatacttcacacacacacacgccaaccTGTCTCCTCGACATTTAAGCCCAAACCAGCTCTTGTCTTTTTACGTTTGTGTCCTCGTTCTCTCCATCTAACAAGGCAGTATCCCTCCGTAAACATTCTAGTGGCAGAGAAATCCATCCAAAGCAAATTACGACTGACAAACataatctccctctctcacagtTTAATCTTTTTATGCCATCAAACCTCTTCCTGCGTCTTCACAAACCCTGGTACGAGCCGTTGAATTTCCCACAACGCAGCACCACACAACATGCAACACTCATGCAAAAATAGCATTCCCACCTTGCGCTACCAAGCCGAGGGGCTCcagtatacatatataaatatatatatatatagaattaTATAGCATTCTTTTTActtgacagaaaatgtttggtGTGCTGTaaatacactct from Enoplosus armatus isolate fEnoArm2 chromosome 14, fEnoArm2.hap1, whole genome shotgun sequence includes the following:
- the cadm3 gene encoding cell adhesion molecule 3, whose product is MAFPSAPSALWSVSLLTVLFAVAVHSNDVYDDDSLQPVTSDETVSVGGTVTLTCRVPRSDNSSLQWSNTAQQTLYFGEKRALRDNRIQLHRSTPTELSITIAEVQLADEGEYTCSIFTMPVRTARATVTVLGVPGKPQILGFENPVSEGGKVTLTCTSTGSKPPARLRWYRGDQELEGRPDVVESVPDDPTYNVSSELTLEVSRSDDNALITCAVDHPSLAPGDKRSEQALRVLYSPNVQIEPESDLPREGEKFHLQCLGNGNPEPASYMWEKKDGELPPLAKVDGAFLRFEMLNKSDNGVYLCHVDNGIGISQGEYILQVQDPTDPDSLDTPSLGSATYPSFPPSSSSLASTPTPDVYSGSGSDPIYSSSSTPPELTSTSSPDSPPSPTPSTADASTTISKFSTTTLSNALFPDLEFSPSSSASIAPSPATPSYSSPASSLTPSVSVQLNGVYTFTDAADNSADPTAMSTSSGVDHAVIGGVVAVIVFILLCLLIVLGRYLIRHKGTYLTHEAKGSDDAPDADTAIINAEGGHSGAEDKKEYFI